The following proteins are co-located in the Anomalospiza imberbis isolate Cuckoo-Finch-1a 21T00152 chromosome Z, ASM3175350v1, whole genome shotgun sequence genome:
- the MAP3K1 gene encoding mitogen-activated protein kinase kinase kinase 1 isoform X13 gives MLRELRRRWRSYKYRFVPWLALNLRRQRRTLRYVPESSRDKIIADEDVFETLLKTFKALFINDISRQADILALLPEVKCQYLELLTVEQKRSKVNSCNHQGQHVFSPEEVLFNTLGFTISRDRSSLVSAGTGVFVTKGFVPKGTVVSMYPGTVYRKHEPIFFQSLGNPFIFRCIDGVLIDGNDKGLSRSVYRSCSRRDQLGPFQMSDESWLTATLQNPLAVGQYVNNCSHEKTANVCYQEFDVPGHFPVELKQYLPNIVYSHDIESHLRCVVLVTLRDIKEGEELFSNYYTVVS, from the exons ATGCTGCGGGAGCTGCGGCGGCGCTGGCGATCCTATAAGTACCGCTTCGTGCCCTGGCTCGCCCTCAACCTCCGCCGCCAGCGCAG gaCCCTTCGATATGTTCCTGAAAGCTCTCGAGACAAAATTATTGCTGATGAAGATGTCTTTGAAACACTACTGAAAACATTTAAAGCTCTGTTCATAAATGACATCAGTAGACAAGCAGATATTCTGGCCTTACTTCCAGAAGTCAAGTGCCAATATCTGGAATTACTTACTGTGGAGCAGAAGCGGTCGAAAGTAAATTCTTGTAACCATCAGGGTCAGCACGTATTTAGTCCTGAGGAAGTTTTGTTTAACACACTTGGGTTCACTATTAGCAGAGACAGGAGTTCGCTGGTGTCTGCTGGTACTGGAGTCTTTGTTACCAAAGGTTTTGTACCGAAAGGGACGGTTGTGTCTATGTATCCTG GTACAGTATACAGAAAGCATGAGCCCATCTTTTTCCAGTCCCTTGGCAATCCCTTTATTTTTAGGTGCATTGATGGTGTCCTTATTGATGGGAACGATAAAGGACTGTCAAGATCAGTATATAG GTCTTGCAGCAGAAGAGATCAACTTGGCCCTTTTCAAATGAGTGATGAGAGCTGGCTCACAGCCACCCTGCAAAACCCACTGGCAGTAGGACAGTATGTCAACAACTGCTCACATG aAAAAACAGCAAACGTGTGTTACCAAGAGTTTGACGTGCCAGGACATTTTCCAGTAGAATTGAAACAATATCTTCCAAACATCGTCTACAGCCATGACATAGAGAG CCACTTAAGGTGTGTAGTTCTTGTCACTCTCAGAGACATCAAGGAAGGAGAAGAACTTTTTTCAAATTACTACACTGTTGTCAGCTGA
- the MIER3 gene encoding mesoderm induction early response protein 3 isoform X4, whose translation MLVHDYDDERTLEEEEMMEESKNFSSEIEDLEKEGNMPLEDLLAFYGYEPTIPVMPGSSANSSPSELADELPDMTLDKEEIAKDLLSGDDEETQSSADDLTPSVTSHEATDFFPRPLRSNTTCDGDKESDGEDVEADNGNSSEDLRKEIMVGSQYQAEIPAYLGRCIDDEKAYENEDHLLWKPDVISESKVKEYLFETSLRTGNEKMIGRIPEGLHTRDNEQALYELLKSSHNVKEAIERYCSNGKASQEEMTAWTEEECRSFENALLMYGKDFHLIQKNKVRTRTVAECVAFYYMWKKSERYDYFAQQTRFGKKKYNHHPGVTDYMDRLVDEAESLGGAVHSSALTSNSRTETIPDQQLSILNSITANELTALTNSVATVCHTSDVNCLDDAFPPMDSLPRAPVNHVPVGTEELLNLPSNGESDCFNLFETGFYHSELNQMNMCSEEAERPAKRLKMGIAVPESFMNDVSVNNLGVDFESHTHHITNAKMAVSVADFSSLSANETNGFINTHTLHQHAALHSE comes from the exons GAAGGAAACATGCCATTGGAAGATTTACTAGCATTCTATGGCTATGAACCCACGATTCCAGTTATGCCAGGTTCCAGTGCAAATAGCTCTCCAAGTGAACTGGCAGATGAACTTCCAGATATGACTCTAGATAAG GAAGAAATCGCTAAAGACCTCTTGTCGGGTGATGATGAAGAAACACAGTCCTCTGCTGATGACTTGACACCATCAGTTACTTCACATGAGGCTACTGACTTCTTTCCTCGGCCACTAAGAT CAAACACCACATGTGATGGAGATAAGGAATCTGATGGTGAAGATGTAGAGGCAGACAATGGTAATTCATCTGAAGACTTGAGAAag gaAATAATGGTTGGTTCACAGTACCAGGCTGAAATTCCAGCTTACCTTGGCAGATGCATTGATGATGAAAAGG CTTATGAAAATGAAGACCATTTACTTTGGAAACCTGATGTGATCTCAGAAAGTAAAGTTAAAGAATACCTTTTTGAAACCTCCTTAAGaacaggaaatgaaaaaatgatTGGCAGAATTCCTGAAGGACTACATACACGGGACAATGAACAA gCACTGTATGAACTTCTTAAAAGTAGCCATAATGTTAAAGAAGCAATTGAGAGATACTGCTCAAATGGAAAGGCATCTCAGG AAGAGATGACAGCATGGACAGAAGAAGAATGCAGAAGCTTTGAAAATGCACTTCTGATGTATGGAAAAGACTTTCATCTCATACAGAAAAACAAG GTAAGAACCAGAACAGTTGCTGAGTGTGTGGCTTTCTACTACATGTGGAAGAAGTCGGAACGTTATGATTACTTTGCTCAGCAAACAAGAtttggaaagaagaaatataaCCATCATCCAGGAGTTAC GGACTACATGGATCGTTTGGTAGATGAAGCAGAATCCCTTGGAGGAGCAGTGCATTCTTCAGCCTTAACATCTAATAGTCGAACTGAAACCATTCCTGATCAACAGCTAAGCATTCTTAACTCTATCACTGCCAATGAGTTGACAG CACTGACAAACAGCGTAGCTACCGTCTGCCACACTTCAGATGTGAACTGCCTGGATGACGCTTTTCCTCCCATGGACAGCTTACCCCGAGCACCAGTTAATCATGTGCCTGTTGGAACAGAAGAATTGCTTAACTTGCCTAGCAATGGTGAAAGtgattgttttaatttatttgagaCTGGGTTTTATCATTCAGAGCTAAACCAAATGAACATGTGCAGTGAGGAGGCAGAAAGACCTGCGAAGAGATTGAAAATGGGGATTGCTGTCCCAGAATCTTTCATGAATGATGTCTCTGTAAATAACCTTGGTGTGGACTTTGAGAGCCACACACACCACATTACCAATGCCAAAATGGCTGTTTCAGTGGCTGACTTCAGCAGTCTATCTGCAAATGAGACAAATGGTTTTATCAATACCCACACTCTCCACCAACATGCTGCCCTTCATTCAGAATGA